The following proteins are encoded in a genomic region of Maylandia zebra isolate NMK-2024a linkage group LG1, Mzebra_GT3a, whole genome shotgun sequence:
- the LOC101486062 gene encoding uncharacterized protein LOC101486062 isoform X2: MKIRELNCLVMDSNRQVCNWISYTVLLFGYITAAVLPGKNPTIGFNLECTYDFDQVMQCELELQNCTEYSMTLQVQDNEENCAVQQCGIGKCCCSFKLMRVLGEALTAKVWKDGNIMESKAINVMESIKPKTPTIKSVNELEGNFEVKWTSNMKGFLNNEMTAVVTYYKKGETEKTSGPFKPATVDELNYYVIKGQDLAPSSAYVVSVKSFLSLSGKFSDSSKEWEFETGPSRHNLMLVIIITLSIAAVILSVAKYGCYAKLRKIYYDAVPKTTNPSFLNINPSEQKVRQVLKLEPIITIPIHVETLIPDDSELGSKVSLTDTSCGSLQQSSGVSTGSSDLSYTNTESPVAVNGESSIAKAAKNELCKIFPNICPILPVSTSLPTQSNNTQGSELFSETSSGVSAFENKTYHFLLPGCLHQTMTDNLNTQGTAEMLCDSIYHPSNSGMERCPDHQIPACQVPAQLSGISPSVVSPLLSTDMSYQEVPICVPIGSHSFLAVDDDYQEIPSLVRQPGASLLEHRNTEHKEHLDKSEEESLRNSPESILSPVVPVQDGQRVSELQVPTCFKSTNCSVPIITESGYQSV; encoded by the exons ATGAAAATACGCGAACTAAATTGTCTCGTAATGGATTCAAACAG ACAAGTTTGCAACTGGATCTCTTATACCGTGCTTCTTTTTGGATACATAACTGCGGCCGTACTTCCTG GAAAGAATCCGACAATTGGCTTCAACCTTGAATGTACGTACGACTTTGACCAGGTGATGCAGTGTGAGCTGGAGCTGCAAAACTGCACTGAGTACAGCATGACTCTCCAAGTCCAAGACAA TGAGGAGAACTGCGCTGTACAACAGTGTGGCATTGGAAAGTGTTGTTGCTCCTTCAAACTGATGCGTGTGTTAGGAGAAGCTCTCACAGCAAAAGTCTGGAAAGATGGCAACATCATGGAGTCAAAAGCTATCAATGTCATGGAGAGCA TAAAaccaaaaactccaacaatcaaaTCAGTCAATGAACTCGAAGGGAATTTTGAAGTCAAGTGGACGTCAAACATGAAGGGatttttaaacaatgaaatgacTGCTGTGGTGACTTACtataaaaaaggagaaacagaAAAG ACATCTGGACCTTTCAAACCAGCCACAGTTGATGAACTAAATTACTATGTAATAAAAGGTCAAGACCTGGCTCCCAGTTCAGCATATGTGGTCAGCGTGAAAAGCTTCTTAAGTCTGAGTGGCAAGTTCAGTGACAGTAGCAAAGAGTGGGAATTTGAAACTG GTCCTTCCCGCCACAACCTGATGTTGGTTATCATTATCACCCTCAGCATTGCTGCAGTCATCCTCAGCGTTGCTAAATATGGCTGTTATGCAAA GTTGAGAAAAATCTATTACGATGCAGTTCCGAAAACTACAAATCCCTCTTTTCTTAATATTAATCCAAGTGAGCAGAAGGTGAGACAG GTCTTGAAACTTGAACCCATCATTACCATCCCCATACATGTTGAGACCCTTATTCCAGATGACAGTGAACTGGG GTCGAAGGTGTCATTGACAGACACAAGCTGTGGAAGCCTTCAGCAAAGCAGTGGGGTCAGCACGGGTTCCTCTGATCTAAGTTATACAAATACTGAAAGCCCCGTTGCTGTGAATGGAGAATCTTCTATTGCTAAAGCTGCTAAGAATGAGCTCTGTAAAATATTCCCAAATATTTGCCCAATATTACCAGTGAGCACCAGTCTCCCGACACAGTCAAACAATACACAAGGAAGTGAATTATTCTCTGAAACGAGTTCTGGAGTATctgcatttgaaaataaaacctATCACTTCCTTCTTCCTGGCTGTTTACATCAGACTATGACAGACAACTTAAACACCCAGGGGACGGCTGAAATGCTTTGTGACTCTATTTACCATCCCAGTAACAGTGGAATGGAGAGATGTCCGGATCACCAGATACCAGCTTGTCAAGTTCCTGCACAACTAAGTGGTATTTCACCATCAGTGGTTTCACCTCTTCTATCAACAGACATGTCCTATCAAGAGGTCCCCATATGTGTGCCCATAGGGTCACACAGTTTTCTTGCAGTGGATGACGACTATCAGGAAATTCCAAGTTTGGTGAGGCAGCCTGGTGCTTCGCTTTTAGAGCACAGAAATACTGAGCATAAGGAACATTTGGACAAGTCGGAGGAGGAGTCACTTAGAAACAGCCCTGAAAGCATCTTAAGCCCAGTTGTTCCAGTTCAGGATGGGCAGCGTGTCTCTGAACTCCAAGTACCCACCTGTTTTAAATCTACTAACTGCTCTGTACCAATAATCACAGAGAGTGGCTATCaaagtgtgtag
- the LOC101486062 gene encoding uncharacterized protein LOC101486062 isoform X1, whose translation MKIRELNCLVMDSNRQVCNWISYTVLLFGYITAAVLPGKNPTIGFNLECTYDFDQVMQCELELQNCTEYSMTLQVQDKYAREENCAVQQCGIGKCCCSFKLMRVLGEALTAKVWKDGNIMESKAINVMESIKPKTPTIKSVNELEGNFEVKWTSNMKGFLNNEMTAVVTYYKKGETEKTSGPFKPATVDELNYYVIKGQDLAPSSAYVVSVKSFLSLSGKFSDSSKEWEFETGPSRHNLMLVIIITLSIAAVILSVAKYGCYAKLRKIYYDAVPKTTNPSFLNINPSEQKVRQVLKLEPIITIPIHVETLIPDDSELGSKVSLTDTSCGSLQQSSGVSTGSSDLSYTNTESPVAVNGESSIAKAAKNELCKIFPNICPILPVSTSLPTQSNNTQGSELFSETSSGVSAFENKTYHFLLPGCLHQTMTDNLNTQGTAEMLCDSIYHPSNSGMERCPDHQIPACQVPAQLSGISPSVVSPLLSTDMSYQEVPICVPIGSHSFLAVDDDYQEIPSLVRQPGASLLEHRNTEHKEHLDKSEEESLRNSPESILSPVVPVQDGQRVSELQVPTCFKSTNCSVPIITESGYQSV comes from the exons ATGAAAATACGCGAACTAAATTGTCTCGTAATGGATTCAAACAG ACAAGTTTGCAACTGGATCTCTTATACCGTGCTTCTTTTTGGATACATAACTGCGGCCGTACTTCCTG GAAAGAATCCGACAATTGGCTTCAACCTTGAATGTACGTACGACTTTGACCAGGTGATGCAGTGTGAGCTGGAGCTGCAAAACTGCACTGAGTACAGCATGACTCTCCAAGTCCAAGACAAGTATGCCCG TGAGGAGAACTGCGCTGTACAACAGTGTGGCATTGGAAAGTGTTGTTGCTCCTTCAAACTGATGCGTGTGTTAGGAGAAGCTCTCACAGCAAAAGTCTGGAAAGATGGCAACATCATGGAGTCAAAAGCTATCAATGTCATGGAGAGCA TAAAaccaaaaactccaacaatcaaaTCAGTCAATGAACTCGAAGGGAATTTTGAAGTCAAGTGGACGTCAAACATGAAGGGatttttaaacaatgaaatgacTGCTGTGGTGACTTACtataaaaaaggagaaacagaAAAG ACATCTGGACCTTTCAAACCAGCCACAGTTGATGAACTAAATTACTATGTAATAAAAGGTCAAGACCTGGCTCCCAGTTCAGCATATGTGGTCAGCGTGAAAAGCTTCTTAAGTCTGAGTGGCAAGTTCAGTGACAGTAGCAAAGAGTGGGAATTTGAAACTG GTCCTTCCCGCCACAACCTGATGTTGGTTATCATTATCACCCTCAGCATTGCTGCAGTCATCCTCAGCGTTGCTAAATATGGCTGTTATGCAAA GTTGAGAAAAATCTATTACGATGCAGTTCCGAAAACTACAAATCCCTCTTTTCTTAATATTAATCCAAGTGAGCAGAAGGTGAGACAG GTCTTGAAACTTGAACCCATCATTACCATCCCCATACATGTTGAGACCCTTATTCCAGATGACAGTGAACTGGG GTCGAAGGTGTCATTGACAGACACAAGCTGTGGAAGCCTTCAGCAAAGCAGTGGGGTCAGCACGGGTTCCTCTGATCTAAGTTATACAAATACTGAAAGCCCCGTTGCTGTGAATGGAGAATCTTCTATTGCTAAAGCTGCTAAGAATGAGCTCTGTAAAATATTCCCAAATATTTGCCCAATATTACCAGTGAGCACCAGTCTCCCGACACAGTCAAACAATACACAAGGAAGTGAATTATTCTCTGAAACGAGTTCTGGAGTATctgcatttgaaaataaaacctATCACTTCCTTCTTCCTGGCTGTTTACATCAGACTATGACAGACAACTTAAACACCCAGGGGACGGCTGAAATGCTTTGTGACTCTATTTACCATCCCAGTAACAGTGGAATGGAGAGATGTCCGGATCACCAGATACCAGCTTGTCAAGTTCCTGCACAACTAAGTGGTATTTCACCATCAGTGGTTTCACCTCTTCTATCAACAGACATGTCCTATCAAGAGGTCCCCATATGTGTGCCCATAGGGTCACACAGTTTTCTTGCAGTGGATGACGACTATCAGGAAATTCCAAGTTTGGTGAGGCAGCCTGGTGCTTCGCTTTTAGAGCACAGAAATACTGAGCATAAGGAACATTTGGACAAGTCGGAGGAGGAGTCACTTAGAAACAGCCCTGAAAGCATCTTAAGCCCAGTTGTTCCAGTTCAGGATGGGCAGCGTGTCTCTGAACTCCAAGTACCCACCTGTTTTAAATCTACTAACTGCTCTGTACCAATAATCACAGAGAGTGGCTATCaaagtgtgtag